In Archangium violaceum, the following are encoded in one genomic region:
- a CDS encoding hydroxysqualene dehydroxylase, whose translation MRLPLELPKLSIGRLSPERLASSPRARLARAPEGRRAAIVGGGLAGMATATVLAERGVRVTVIEREPFLGGRVAGWRDRLSDGEPFDMERGFHAFFRQYYNLRALLRRVDPRLERLRALEDYPILGPGGSVESFSNLPALPPFNLIGLVRRTSSLRLMDLRHIDVRSGLAMLAFDMERTYAAFDHRTAREYLDSLRFPPHARRMLFDVFSHSFFNPEEEMSAAELLMMFHFYFMGNPEGLIFDVLDESFASALWLPLRRYLEERSVRFQLGQSVTAVTPCVDGRFRIRVEGGEAIEADAVVLATPVPALQRIVTDSPELLDKEWRAKVMALALTSPFAVWRLWMDRPTAPGRHPFVGTTGMGVIDNISLYHLFEGESRRWAARTGGSVVELHAYGLPQDADEAQVRRELLGALHQLYPELAGARVLEERFLLRQDCPAFAPGSFRERPTVETPSPRVALAGDFVRLPIPTALMERAATSGFMAANHLLAGWGAQGEEIWSVPRRGLLAGLPLPGV comes from the coding sequence ATGCGCCTGCCGCTCGAGCTGCCGAAGCTGTCCATCGGGCGTCTCTCCCCCGAGCGGCTCGCTTCCTCTCCCCGGGCCCGGCTCGCGCGTGCGCCAGAGGGTCGTCGCGCGGCGATCGTGGGCGGCGGGTTGGCGGGCATGGCGACCGCTACCGTCCTGGCGGAGCGCGGCGTCCGTGTCACCGTCATCGAGCGCGAGCCGTTCCTTGGTGGCCGGGTGGCGGGCTGGAGGGATCGCCTGTCGGACGGCGAGCCCTTCGACATGGAGCGCGGCTTCCACGCCTTCTTCCGCCAGTACTACAACCTGCGGGCGCTGCTGCGCCGTGTGGATCCCCGGCTGGAGCGCCTGCGCGCGTTGGAGGACTACCCCATCCTCGGTCCCGGGGGCAGCGTGGAGTCCTTCTCCAACCTTCCCGCGCTCCCGCCCTTCAACCTCATCGGTCTCGTTCGCCGCACCTCCTCGCTGCGGCTGATGGATCTGCGCCACATCGATGTCCGGTCCGGTCTGGCGATGCTGGCCTTCGACATGGAGCGGACGTACGCCGCGTTCGATCACCGCACGGCGCGCGAGTACCTGGACTCGCTGCGTTTTCCGCCCCATGCCCGGCGCATGCTCTTCGATGTCTTCTCCCACTCCTTCTTCAACCCGGAGGAGGAGATGTCGGCGGCCGAACTGCTGATGATGTTCCACTTCTACTTCATGGGGAATCCGGAGGGTCTGATCTTCGACGTGCTCGACGAGTCATTCGCCTCCGCGCTCTGGCTCCCGCTGCGCCGTTACCTGGAGGAGAGGAGCGTGCGGTTCCAGCTCGGCCAGTCGGTCACGGCGGTGACTCCGTGCGTGGACGGCCGGTTCCGGATCCGGGTGGAAGGAGGGGAAGCCATCGAGGCGGACGCGGTGGTGCTCGCCACCCCGGTGCCCGCGCTCCAGCGGATCGTCACGGACTCACCGGAGCTGCTCGACAAGGAATGGCGCGCGAAGGTGATGGCGCTCGCGTTGACCTCGCCGTTCGCGGTCTGGCGGTTGTGGATGGATCGCCCGACGGCGCCGGGCCGCCATCCCTTCGTGGGCACCACGGGGATGGGGGTGATCGACAACATCTCGCTCTACCATCTCTTCGAGGGCGAGAGCCGGCGCTGGGCGGCGCGGACGGGCGGCTCGGTGGTCGAGCTCCATGCCTATGGCCTGCCGCAGGATGCCGACGAGGCGCAGGTGCGGCGCGAGCTCCTCGGGGCCCTGCACCAGCTCTACCCGGAGCTCGCCGGTGCGCGAGTGCTCGAGGAGCGGTTCCTGCTTCGCCAGGACTGCCCCGCGTTCGCCCCGGGCTCCTTCCGGGAGCGACCCACGGTGGAGACACCCTCTCCTCGGGTGGCGCTCGCTGGCGACTTCGTCCGCCTGCCCATTCCCACGGCCCTGATGGAGCGGGCCGCCACCTCGGGCTTCATGGCGGCCAACCACCTGCTGGCGGGTTGGGGAGCCCAGGGCGAGGAGATCTGGTCCGTGCCCAGGAGAGGGCTGCTGGCCGGCCTGCCCCTCCCCGGCGTGTGA
- a CDS encoding ABC1 kinase family protein has translation MSKSGNPPRGRLARIGKVAALSARGSAGLAWRAVRKMAGAETEALDRSTLGHFAHVLGEMKGAAMKLGQALSMDVDALPPELRGIIARLQSEAPPIAAEEIARIIEAELGAPPERLFAEFSREPLAAASLGQVHAARLEDGREVVVKVQYPGIAEAVESDFDNLSTLARAAGLTTKLLDGRRYVDELRSEVVRETDYVLEAERARRFAEVLSPEPDLIVPLPVPERSSDRVLCLTRVRGRTLQQFIDSGPDASARWRVSELLIRAVHGPFFSAALLHADPHPGNFLVTEEGRLALLDFGCVKTFRPEFVEAIRAFLRSEMLGLSYDALAGVRAAGFEVDTDEATARSLLSEILEIATRPLRTNVYDYARDTSVPDMRALGLRRAGDFLRVRPPAEAVMLGRAVGGCAQNLRALGARGDFRSVYLRLLERTLSGPSTRAGG, from the coding sequence ATGTCCAAGTCCGGAAACCCGCCCCGTGGCCGTCTGGCCCGGATCGGCAAGGTGGCCGCGCTCTCCGCTCGGGGATCGGCGGGGCTGGCGTGGCGCGCCGTCCGCAAGATGGCGGGCGCGGAGACGGAGGCGCTCGATCGTTCCACCCTCGGTCACTTCGCCCATGTCCTGGGCGAGATGAAGGGCGCCGCGATGAAGCTCGGCCAGGCGCTCTCGATGGACGTGGATGCACTCCCTCCGGAGCTGCGGGGGATCATCGCCCGCCTGCAGAGCGAGGCACCCCCCATCGCGGCGGAGGAGATCGCGCGGATCATCGAGGCGGAGCTCGGCGCGCCGCCCGAGCGGCTCTTCGCCGAGTTCTCGCGTGAGCCCCTGGCCGCCGCCTCGCTCGGGCAGGTGCATGCCGCACGTCTGGAGGACGGCCGCGAGGTGGTGGTCAAGGTCCAGTATCCCGGCATCGCCGAGGCGGTCGAGTCCGACTTCGACAACCTCTCCACCCTGGCCCGCGCGGCGGGACTGACCACGAAGCTGCTCGATGGCCGGCGCTACGTGGATGAGCTTCGCAGTGAGGTGGTGCGGGAGACGGACTACGTTCTCGAGGCGGAACGGGCCCGCCGTTTCGCGGAGGTCCTCTCGCCCGAGCCGGATCTGATCGTTCCCCTTCCGGTCCCGGAGCGTTCATCGGACCGTGTGCTCTGTCTGACCCGGGTGCGCGGCAGGACGCTCCAGCAGTTCATCGACTCCGGGCCGGATGCGAGCGCGCGCTGGCGGGTGAGCGAGCTGCTCATCCGCGCCGTGCACGGTCCCTTCTTCTCCGCGGCGCTGCTCCACGCGGATCCTCATCCGGGCAACTTCCTCGTCACCGAGGAGGGACGGCTGGCCCTGCTCGACTTCGGATGCGTGAAGACCTTCCGCCCCGAGTTCGTCGAGGCCATCCGTGCCTTCCTGCGATCGGAGATGCTCGGGCTCTCCTACGACGCGCTGGCCGGGGTCCGCGCCGCGGGCTTCGAGGTGGACACCGACGAGGCCACCGCCCGGAGTCTACTCTCGGAGATCCTGGAGATCGCCACCCGGCCCCTGCGCACGAATGTCTACGACTACGCGCGGGACACCTCGGTGCCGGACATGCGGGCGCTGGGTCTGCGCCGGGCCGGTGACTTCCTGCGCGTCCGTCCGCCCGCGGAGGCGGTGATGCTCGGGCGCGCGGTGGGCGGCTGCGCGCAGAACCTGCGAGCATTGGGGGCCCGAGGCGATTTCCGGTCCGTCTACCTGCGATTGCTCGAGCGCACGCTGTCAGGGCCCTCCACGAGGGCGGGTGGCTGA
- a CDS encoding TolC family protein, translating into MLLRPTFLLAVLLAAPALAQQQDPLVPPPPLFQPQVDDPMLIPAPPATRQVGTWDEALGLVRERSTDLRTAQANVQRAEGRWRQALSLLLPNARVSAGVAYDILNPNNPIGLTGAPVAAQPGAERQPTVPLGSGTVSVTQSVVDFGAWRGLASADKAEDSARANLEDVQRRLTLGLARTLVATVAAERTAEINRVGLRRALERAALTQRSFELGAGTQLDVVRVRQDVEVARQALISGDEQLHRAREALGLSLGFPQEVGVSTSFNLQGLVEQTRATCAPLKALSERPDLEAARTNLESTRESRRQASAGYLPSLGLTSGLNALTTDPGPGRVATWSIAAVLSVPIWEGGLRGGLVRERAGLEQQAAESLERTRREVDVEVVRARRSVEVAESLVKTATESRELAAKTDQLTRRAYEVGRGSSLELVQSGAALRQAELSLALREFELVQARLDAFLTEARCDW; encoded by the coding sequence ATGCTCCTCAGACCCACATTCCTCCTCGCGGTGCTCCTCGCGGCCCCCGCCCTGGCACAGCAGCAGGATCCGCTCGTGCCGCCGCCGCCCCTGTTCCAGCCGCAGGTGGATGATCCGATGCTCATCCCCGCGCCCCCCGCCACCCGGCAGGTGGGGACCTGGGATGAGGCGCTCGGGCTGGTGCGCGAGCGCTCCACGGACCTGCGCACCGCGCAGGCCAACGTCCAGCGCGCCGAGGGCCGGTGGCGCCAGGCGCTGTCGCTGCTGCTGCCCAACGCCCGCGTGTCGGCGGGTGTGGCCTACGACATCCTCAACCCCAACAACCCCATCGGGCTCACGGGCGCGCCCGTCGCCGCGCAGCCCGGAGCCGAGCGCCAACCCACCGTGCCCCTCGGCAGCGGGACGGTGTCGGTGACGCAGTCGGTGGTGGACTTCGGCGCCTGGCGCGGGCTGGCGTCTGCCGACAAGGCCGAGGACAGCGCCCGGGCGAACCTCGAGGACGTGCAGCGCCGCCTCACCCTGGGGCTGGCGCGCACCCTGGTGGCCACCGTGGCCGCCGAGCGCACCGCGGAGATCAACCGCGTGGGCCTGCGCCGGGCGCTCGAGCGCGCCGCGCTCACCCAGCGCTCCTTCGAGCTGGGCGCGGGCACTCAGCTGGACGTGGTGCGCGTGCGCCAGGACGTGGAGGTCGCGCGGCAGGCGCTCATCTCCGGTGACGAGCAGCTGCACCGCGCTCGCGAGGCGCTCGGCCTGTCCCTGGGCTTCCCCCAGGAGGTGGGCGTGAGCACGTCCTTCAACCTCCAGGGGCTGGTGGAGCAGACCCGCGCCACCTGCGCGCCGCTGAAGGCCCTGAGCGAGCGGCCGGACCTGGAGGCCGCGCGCACCAATCTGGAGTCGACGCGCGAGAGCAGGCGCCAGGCTTCCGCCGGCTACCTCCCCTCGCTCGGCCTCACCAGCGGATTGAACGCGCTCACCACGGATCCCGGCCCCGGGCGGGTGGCCACCTGGAGCATCGCCGCCGTGCTGTCGGTGCCCATCTGGGAGGGCGGTCTGCGCGGCGGTCTGGTGCGTGAGCGCGCGGGCCTCGAGCAGCAGGCGGCCGAGTCGCTCGAGCGCACCCGGCGCGAGGTGGACGTGGAGGTGGTGCGCGCCCGGCGGAGCGTGGAGGTGGCCGAGTCGCTGGTGAAGACGGCGACCGAGTCACGGGAGCTGGCCGCGAAGACGGACCAGCTTACCCGGCGCGCCTATGAGGTAGGCCGCGGCAGCAGCCTGGAGCTGGTGCAGAGCGGTGCGGCCCTGCGACAGGCGGAGCTGTCGCTGGCCCTGCGTGAATTCGAACTGGTCCAGGCACGCCTGGACGCATTCTTGACGGAGGCCCGGTGCGACTGGTGA
- a CDS encoding efflux RND transporter permease subunit has translation MFVDFFIRRPVFAAVCSILLTLVGLIAIPTLPIAQYPDLAPPQVTVTSTYVGASAEVVESAVTIPLEQEINGVEGMRYITSTSSNDGTSQVTVTFEPTRDIEVAAVDVQNRVSRAAARLPAQVNQTGIVVNKASSQMLLTIGLSSPDNRYDAQFLSNYADVNLKDAVKRVRGVGDVRIFGERKFSMRLWLNPTQLASRGLTPQDVVRVLQEQNLQVAAGQVGQPPSSTEQPYQIAVRARGRLVEPEEFGEIVLMRNTDGKLVRVKDVGRVELGAENYGTLLRFNGKTGVGMAIMQLPTANALDVRDGVLREMDRLSQQFPPGLEYALGNDTTLAVRASVNEVVHTLIEAIALVILVIFLFLHGWRSVLITAITLPVSLVGTFAFVYLMGFSINTLTLFGLTLATGLVVDDAIVVIENIERLMAERGLSAFEAARAGMKEVAGAVVAISIVLVAVFIPVALFPGTTGSIYRQFALTIAASVALSTFCALTLTPAMSARLLKHHHGEKWIFFRMMDRALDWTKDTYGRGLRRVLKHPWIIFAVFLLCLAGTVLLFRAAPTGFIPDEDQGYLIISVQGPEGMSLTQTEKVLAQVEKVLKAQPEIVTMFAIGGFSFQGTGPNYATIFTPLKPWEERRKPEQSVAALVERLRGPLAGIGGARVMPLQPPAIRGVGSVGGFQFIVEDVAGGRSLDELASAVQEVVANANQEGQLRGVYTSFNADTPLLDVEVDRQKAKALGVPIEQVFGTMQLYMGSQYVNDFNYANRTYRVYVQAEQQFRDSPQDIGAFYVRTEGGSMIPLESLVKVNPTSSAQVIRHYNLFRAAEINGQAAPGVSSGQALEAMQQVATQLLPQGMSSEWTGISLEQKESGGQTMIIFALGLLFVFLVLAAQYESFSLPFVIILSVPLAVMGALALQMARGFANDVFCQVGLVMLVGLASKNAILIVEFAEQLRETGKSTVDAVVTAAEVRLRPILMTSIAFLLGVVPLMTASGAGAAARNSLGTAVFGGMLVSTVVNFLFIPGLYVLMQRLRGEAKRTHEEHGEQPIAPAPAP, from the coding sequence GTGTTCGTCGACTTCTTCATCCGCAGGCCCGTCTTCGCCGCCGTCTGCTCCATCCTGCTGACGCTGGTGGGGCTGATCGCCATTCCCACCCTCCCCATTGCCCAGTACCCGGATCTCGCCCCGCCCCAGGTGACCGTCACCAGCACCTACGTGGGCGCGAGCGCCGAGGTGGTGGAGAGCGCCGTCACCATCCCGCTGGAGCAGGAGATCAACGGCGTGGAGGGCATGCGGTACATCACCTCCACCAGCAGCAACGACGGCACGAGCCAGGTCACCGTCACCTTCGAGCCCACGCGCGACATCGAAGTGGCCGCCGTGGACGTGCAGAACCGCGTGAGCCGCGCCGCCGCGCGTCTGCCCGCCCAGGTGAACCAGACGGGCATCGTCGTCAACAAGGCCTCCAGCCAGATGCTGCTGACGATCGGCCTTTCCAGCCCGGACAACCGCTACGACGCGCAGTTCCTCAGCAACTACGCGGACGTGAACCTGAAGGACGCCGTCAAGCGCGTGCGCGGCGTGGGTGACGTGCGCATCTTCGGCGAGCGCAAGTTCTCCATGCGCCTGTGGCTCAACCCCACCCAGCTCGCCAGCCGCGGCCTCACCCCCCAGGACGTGGTGCGGGTGCTGCAGGAGCAGAACCTCCAGGTGGCCGCGGGCCAGGTGGGCCAGCCGCCGTCGAGCACCGAGCAGCCCTACCAGATCGCCGTGCGGGCGCGCGGCCGGCTCGTCGAGCCCGAGGAGTTCGGGGAGATCGTCCTGATGCGCAACACGGACGGAAAGCTCGTGCGCGTGAAGGACGTGGGCCGCGTGGAGCTGGGCGCGGAGAACTACGGAACGCTCCTGCGCTTCAATGGAAAGACGGGCGTGGGCATGGCCATCATGCAGCTGCCCACCGCCAACGCGTTGGACGTGCGTGACGGAGTCCTCAGGGAGATGGACCGGCTCTCCCAGCAGTTCCCTCCGGGGCTCGAGTACGCACTGGGCAACGACACCACTCTCGCCGTGCGCGCCTCCGTCAACGAGGTGGTGCACACGCTCATTGAAGCCATCGCGCTGGTCATCCTCGTCATCTTCCTGTTCCTGCACGGCTGGCGCAGCGTGCTCATCACCGCCATCACCCTGCCCGTCTCGCTGGTGGGCACCTTCGCCTTCGTCTACCTGATGGGCTTCTCCATCAACACGCTGACGCTCTTCGGCCTGACGCTGGCCACGGGCCTCGTGGTGGACGACGCCATCGTGGTCATCGAGAACATCGAACGGTTGATGGCTGAACGGGGCCTGTCGGCCTTCGAGGCGGCGCGAGCGGGCATGAAGGAAGTGGCGGGCGCGGTGGTGGCCATCTCCATCGTGCTGGTGGCGGTGTTCATCCCCGTGGCGCTCTTCCCTGGCACCACGGGCTCCATCTACCGCCAGTTCGCGCTGACCATCGCCGCGTCGGTGGCCCTGTCCACCTTCTGCGCCCTCACCCTGACACCGGCCATGAGCGCGCGGCTGCTCAAGCACCACCATGGGGAGAAGTGGATCTTCTTCCGCATGATGGACCGGGCGCTCGACTGGACGAAGGACACCTACGGCCGGGGGCTGCGCCGGGTGCTGAAGCACCCCTGGATCATCTTCGCGGTGTTCCTCCTGTGCCTGGCCGGCACGGTGCTGCTCTTCCGCGCGGCGCCCACCGGCTTCATCCCCGACGAGGACCAGGGCTACCTCATCATCTCCGTGCAGGGCCCCGAGGGCATGTCCCTCACCCAGACGGAGAAGGTGCTGGCCCAGGTGGAGAAGGTGCTGAAGGCCCAGCCCGAGATCGTGACGATGTTCGCCATCGGCGGGTTCTCCTTCCAGGGCACCGGTCCCAACTACGCCACCATCTTCACCCCGCTCAAACCGTGGGAGGAGCGGCGCAAGCCGGAGCAGTCCGTGGCCGCGCTGGTGGAGCGGTTGCGCGGACCCCTGGCCGGCATCGGTGGAGCCCGGGTGATGCCCCTCCAGCCCCCCGCCATCCGCGGCGTGGGCAGCGTGGGCGGCTTCCAGTTCATCGTCGAGGACGTCGCGGGCGGCCGCTCCCTGGACGAGCTGGCCTCGGCCGTCCAGGAGGTGGTGGCGAACGCCAACCAGGAGGGCCAGCTGCGCGGCGTCTACACCTCCTTCAACGCCGACACGCCGCTGCTGGACGTCGAGGTGGATCGCCAGAAGGCCAAGGCGCTCGGCGTGCCCATCGAGCAGGTGTTCGGCACGATGCAGCTCTACATGGGCAGCCAGTACGTCAACGACTTCAACTACGCGAACCGCACCTACCGCGTCTATGTCCAGGCCGAGCAGCAGTTCCGCGACAGCCCGCAGGACATCGGCGCCTTCTACGTGCGCACCGAGGGCGGCTCCATGATTCCCCTGGAGTCGCTGGTGAAGGTCAATCCCACCTCCTCCGCCCAGGTCATCCGCCACTACAACCTCTTCCGTGCCGCGGAGATCAACGGACAGGCCGCTCCAGGCGTCTCGTCGGGTCAGGCGCTGGAGGCCATGCAACAGGTGGCCACCCAGCTGCTCCCCCAGGGCATGAGCTCGGAGTGGACGGGTATCAGCCTCGAGCAGAAGGAGAGCGGCGGTCAGACGATGATCATCTTCGCGCTGGGCCTGCTGTTCGTCTTCCTGGTGCTCGCGGCCCAGTACGAGAGCTTCAGCCTGCCCTTCGTCATCATCCTGTCGGTGCCGCTGGCCGTCATGGGCGCCCTGGCCCTGCAGATGGCGCGTGGCTTCGCCAACGACGTCTTCTGCCAGGTCGGACTGGTGATGCTGGTGGGTCTGGCCAGCAAGAACGCCATCCTCATCGTGGAGTTCGCCGAGCAGTTGCGCGAGACCGGCAAGAGCACCGTGGATGCGGTGGTGACGGCCGCCGAGGTGCGTCTGCGACCCATCCTCATGACCTCCATCGCCTTCCTGCTGGGCGTGGTGCCGCTGATGACGGCGTCGGGCGCCGGTGCCGCCGCGCGCAACTCGCTGGGCACGGCCGTCTTCGGAGGAATGCTGGTGTCCACCGTGGTCAACTTCCTCTTCATCCCCGGCCTGTACGTCCTGATGCAGCGGCTGCGGGGTGAGGCGAAGCGGACGCACGAGGAGCACGGGGAGCAGCCCATCGCCCCCGCCCCCGCGCCGTGA
- a CDS encoding efflux RND transporter periplasmic adaptor subunit, producing MRRVRPLKAIVMGVWGAALVMGASGCGNKPAAKAPPPAREIEVVQLAPSEVRDTGEYLGTLMSRQSVNVLPQVAGNVRRIHVRPGQKVEAGDPLIDVDAREETAALESARAQRTSSEVNLEQARRTRARIESLYKEGLASAQELEQSRAQVEALEASTRAAAANETQREVQLQFHAVRAPFAGTVGDVLVRVGDFVSATTPLTSVAQADVLEVSVAVPSERARSLRPETPLEVLDSSGKVLLTSTVFFIAPQADPRTQLVEVKAAFRNTVGLRPSELVRARLVYSTRNALQLPALAVVRQSGQPFALVVTDKGGQKVVERRPIKLGALGELAYVVESGLKEGEQVAVTSLQALRDGAPVKVKGTVAQAGAQAGTAGGGAAGGSR from the coding sequence GTGAGAAGGGTACGCCCCCTGAAGGCGATCGTGATGGGAGTGTGGGGTGCCGCGCTGGTGATGGGCGCCTCGGGTTGCGGCAACAAGCCGGCGGCCAAGGCGCCGCCGCCCGCGCGTGAGATCGAGGTGGTCCAGCTCGCGCCGAGCGAGGTGCGGGATACCGGCGAGTACCTCGGCACCTTGATGTCGCGCCAGAGCGTCAACGTGCTGCCCCAGGTGGCCGGTAACGTGCGCCGCATCCACGTGCGCCCCGGCCAGAAGGTGGAGGCGGGAGATCCGCTCATCGACGTGGACGCGCGCGAGGAGACCGCGGCGCTCGAGAGCGCCCGGGCCCAGCGCACCTCCTCGGAGGTGAACCTGGAGCAGGCGCGCCGGACGCGTGCCCGCATCGAGTCCCTCTATAAGGAGGGCCTGGCGAGCGCCCAGGAGCTGGAGCAGTCGCGGGCCCAGGTGGAAGCGCTCGAGGCCTCCACGCGCGCCGCCGCCGCCAATGAGACCCAGCGCGAGGTGCAGCTGCAGTTCCACGCCGTGCGCGCCCCCTTCGCCGGTACGGTGGGCGACGTGCTGGTGCGCGTGGGTGATTTCGTGAGCGCCACCACGCCCCTGACCAGCGTGGCCCAGGCGGACGTGCTCGAGGTGAGCGTGGCGGTGCCGTCCGAGCGCGCCCGCTCGCTGCGGCCCGAGACGCCGCTCGAGGTGCTCGATTCGAGCGGGAAGGTGCTGCTCACCAGCACCGTCTTCTTCATCGCGCCCCAGGCGGATCCCCGCACCCAGCTGGTGGAGGTGAAGGCCGCCTTCCGCAACACCGTGGGCCTGCGTCCCAGCGAGCTGGTGCGCGCGCGCCTCGTCTACTCCACCCGCAACGCCCTGCAGCTGCCGGCGCTCGCGGTGGTGCGCCAGAGCGGCCAGCCCTTCGCCCTGGTGGTGACGGACAAGGGCGGCCAGAAGGTGGTGGAGCGCCGCCCCATCAAGCTCGGAGCGCTCGGAGAGCTGGCCTACGTGGTGGAGAGCGGGCTGAAGGAGGGCGAGCAGGTGGCCGTCACCTCGCTGCAGGCGCTGCGTGATGGGGCGCCGGTGAAGGTGAAGGGCACGGTCGCCCAGGCCGGAGCACAAGCAGGGACCGCTGGCGGTGGAGCCGCCGGGGGCAGCCGTTAG
- a CDS encoding MarR family winged helix-turn-helix transcriptional regulator, which produces MSGRTRRPFQQLVALKVIEEGVRTQAALAERLLMDAPAVSRMVDRLEEEGLVRRCAGEDRRCVRLEVTEASHADISVLREAGLWLDEEASQHLTPSEMRELKRLLEKLQAGLTQGQCATEAGSSS; this is translated from the coding sequence GTGAGCGGGCGGACGCGCCGGCCCTTCCAGCAACTGGTGGCCCTGAAGGTCATCGAGGAGGGGGTGCGCACCCAGGCGGCGCTGGCCGAGCGCTTGTTGATGGATGCACCGGCGGTGAGCCGGATGGTGGATCGGTTGGAAGAGGAGGGGCTCGTCCGGCGCTGCGCGGGGGAGGATCGCCGCTGCGTACGCCTGGAGGTGACCGAAGCCAGCCACGCGGACATCTCGGTGCTGCGAGAGGCGGGGCTGTGGCTGGACGAGGAGGCGAGCCAGCACCTCACGCCCTCGGAGATGCGGGAGCTCAAGCGCCTGCTGGAGAAGCTTCAGGCGGGGCTGACGCAGGGGCAGTGCGCCACCGAGGCGGGCTCCTCGAGCTGA
- a CDS encoding FAD-dependent oxidoreductase, translated as MLGLEEIKARVREAGGPELLDRLERLDAERVRPPVEAPCVRAIGRGIRPDFDVVLAGGGLSLLFAPVLAGLGLKVGVFERGRAAVSHREWNISGSELAPLTQSGLFRPEEVESLIVARYERGICRWHGGGEYPVRGVLDHAIDAGLLLSESRLRAERRGVAFHDGHSLVGVGEGPEAVRLLFDRTGGGRSEVTARVLLDARGISSPHATADLLCPTVGGVLGGLKEGTAPDELDPRVGDILVTTEGVEDGRQHIWEGFPGRPGEATIYLFYYARARCIRQHALLQLYGRFFERLGRYKRGEPRLLRPTFGYIPGWSRLVPPPSAPGRRVVLVGDAAARHSPLTYCGFGAMMRSFLPGSMALAAALASNRFPLGSIVHDTPLHSVTGALALFMAEPPREPERRDEVNRLLDTAFAALHELGNEVYASLLKDQMSGPDFVRFLQHIAWMRPRVYRDALTLAGFGPLAVARWLGGLSRVLLPRPLSP; from the coding sequence GTGCTGGGACTCGAGGAGATCAAGGCCCGGGTGCGCGAGGCGGGAGGGCCCGAGCTGCTCGACCGCTTGGAACGGCTCGACGCGGAGCGTGTCCGCCCTCCGGTCGAGGCTCCCTGCGTGCGCGCGATCGGCAGGGGCATCCGCCCGGACTTCGACGTGGTGCTCGCGGGCGGCGGTCTGTCGCTGCTGTTCGCGCCCGTGCTGGCCGGGCTCGGCCTGAAGGTCGGGGTATTCGAGCGCGGCCGGGCGGCGGTGTCGCATCGCGAGTGGAACATCAGCGGCTCCGAGCTCGCACCCCTGACGCAGAGTGGCCTCTTCCGGCCGGAGGAAGTGGAATCGCTCATCGTCGCCCGCTACGAGCGGGGCATCTGCCGCTGGCATGGTGGCGGCGAGTATCCGGTCCGGGGCGTGCTCGATCATGCCATCGATGCCGGCCTGCTCCTCTCGGAGAGCCGCCTTCGTGCCGAGCGGCGCGGCGTCGCCTTCCATGACGGACATTCCCTGGTGGGCGTGGGTGAGGGTCCCGAGGCGGTGCGCCTGCTGTTCGATCGGACCGGGGGCGGACGATCCGAGGTGACGGCCCGTGTGTTGCTCGACGCGCGGGGCATCTCCAGTCCCCATGCGACCGCGGATCTCCTCTGTCCCACGGTCGGGGGCGTGCTCGGTGGATTGAAGGAGGGCACCGCGCCCGACGAGCTGGATCCCCGGGTGGGCGACATCCTGGTGACGACCGAGGGCGTGGAGGACGGGCGCCAGCACATCTGGGAAGGGTTTCCCGGGCGTCCGGGCGAGGCGACGATCTACCTGTTCTATTACGCGCGGGCGCGGTGCATCCGGCAGCATGCGCTGCTCCAGCTCTACGGGCGGTTCTTCGAGCGGCTCGGACGGTACAAGCGGGGTGAGCCACGTCTGCTCCGGCCGACGTTCGGCTACATCCCGGGCTGGTCGAGGCTGGTGCCGCCTCCGAGTGCTCCAGGGCGCCGCGTGGTGCTGGTGGGCGATGCGGCCGCACGTCACTCGCCGCTCACCTACTGTGGCTTCGGTGCGATGATGCGCTCGTTCCTCCCCGGGTCGATGGCCCTCGCCGCCGCGCTCGCGAGCAATCGCTTCCCGCTCGGGTCGATCGTCCATGACACTCCGCTGCACTCGGTGACCGGGGCGCTGGCGCTCTTCATGGCCGAGCCTCCGCGCGAGCCGGAGCGCCGCGACGAGGTGAACCGGCTCCTGGACACCGCCTTCGCCGCGCTCCACGAGCTGGGCAATGAAGTCTACGCGTCGCTGCTCAAGGACCAGATGTCCGGGCCCGATTTCGTGCGCTTCCTCCAGCACATCGCGTGGATGCGGCCCCGGGTCTACAGGGATGCCCTCACGCTCGCGGGCTTCGGCCCGCTCGCCGTCGCCCGGTGGCTGGGAGGGCTCTCCCGCGTGTTGCTCCCTCGGCCCCTCTCACCCTGA